atggacttaatctgtactgggctgggatgttttcttaatgcacaattactctttatttaaagttatttcttatacgcatgagtctccctggatttgtttctctagtctacccagactgacacagtttacattttttttttgcatggttaGTGTTTTATTTTTGGAAGAATGGTTCTAAAACATCACACTAAATCAGGTTGAAAGGTAAAGTTTAAAACAGACCATTTTATAAGGATCAGTTATAACATATGTAGTGATGGTTCACGCTACAAAATCTTGATCTCAGCATATGATACACTCGTTGGCAGGAGCACCAGGGATTCCAAACCAGCCAGTCATCATTTTCCTCTCGTCTGCATAGACTTCTTCTCGTTAGCTGCCTTCTGCTTTTGTTGCATGATCTCAGAATCCCTCTGCTTCCTCTGAGAAGCAGTCAAgctatcctcttttctttttcccttgctAATCTCCTGGGTTTTCTTCATGTTTTTCTGGCGGGCAAGTTCTCTTTGATTTCCACGGGCCATGCCGACCACAGGGACAGAGCGACTCGGAGAAGCAACGGTTCC
This genomic stretch from Tenrec ecaudatus isolate mTenEca1 chromosome 14, mTenEca1.hap1, whole genome shotgun sequence harbors:
- the LOC142425380 gene encoding small EDRK-rich factor 1, encoding MARGNQRELARQKNMKKTQEISKGKRKEDSLTASQRKQRDSEIMQQKQKAANEKKSMQTRGK